DNA sequence from the Blastomonas fulva genome:
TATAGAGCATCCTGAAGACATAGTGATCGGGCTGCAGCAGCAGTTCGCTGGCATTGGCGAAGGGCGCGTTCTGGGCAAACCATTGCGGATCGGTATGCCCGTGCGGGCTGATGATCGGCAGCGTTGCGACATGATCGTAAAGCCTGCGGGTGATGGCCCGGACTTCGGGGTCGGCGGGGAACAGGCGGTCGGGGTGCAGGTGAAGCGGGCGCATGGAAATCCTCAGAGCTTGACGGCGCGCGCAGAGCGCTCGCGGGTGGTAGCGACATTGCGGCGACCGGCCTCGACGGCCTCCTCCTCGGCCGCGAACAGCAGATGGTCGATGACGGATGCCATGTGTCCGCGCATGGCGGTGCGCGCTGCGGCGGGGTCGCGCGCGCGCAGGGCATTCAGCATCGCGCGGTGCTCCTCGACCACCGGCTGGATATTGGCTGTGCGCGCTTTTGCGAGCAGCAGGCGCGCTTCCATCAGCTCGAATCCGGTCACGGTAAAACCTGGCGCATCGGTTTCGGACGGCAAGGAGCGGACATAGCCCGCCGATCCGGTGCGGACCTCGATCATTCCCTGCACCTCGAGCGCGATCATCGCCTCGCGCACCGCAGGGCGGCTGACGTTGCACTGGATGGAAAGCTCGCGTTCCGCAGGCAAGCGGTCGCCCACGGCATGGCGCCCGGGCGCGAGTTCCGCGAAAAGCTGCCAGGCGAGCTTCTGATAGAGCCGCTCGCGCCCTTCTGCCAGCTCAAGGCTCGCTTCCTTATGGGTCGTGCCATCACAAACTCCTTCTTGGAGGTGTCTTACCAATTGTGGCCGGTTGCTCAAGATAATGATGGGTTGCCCGCTATGGTGTCATCTGCGTGGTTTGCGGGGAGCGGTTTTGCCGGATGTCATCGGATCGGGCTTTGGCGGCGGCTTCCAGCCTTCAGGGGGCGTCACGCGCTGCTGGCTGGTTCCCAAGCCCATAGCACCCGGCTGCTGCCGTTCCACACCCAGCAAATCGGCTTCCTCGGCTTCAGAAGCTGTGGCGCCGCCGCGTATCAGACTGATCTTGTAACGGCATCTTTTTGCTTCCTCGAAGTCCAGTGCCCGTGCCGCAGCATCCATTTTCAGCTGCAGCTCATGTAATGTTTCGCTCATCGCTATCTCAGCTTTTTGATGGGTAATCCGTCAGCCTTCGCGCGGTCCTTCACCGATTCCTCGCTACGGGTCAGCGCTTTGGCCATGGCCTTCAACGGCATGCCCTTTTTTGCCAGTGCGTGGAGTT
Encoded proteins:
- a CDS encoding FadR/GntR family transcriptional regulator, which encodes MGDRLPAERELSIQCNVSRPAVREAMIALEVQGMIEVRTGSAGYVRSLPSETDAPGFTVTGFELMEARLLLAKARTANIQPVVEEHRAMLNALRARDPAAARTAMRGHMASVIDHLLFAAEEEAVEAGRRNVATTRERSARAVKL
- a CDS encoding UvrB/UvrC motif-containing protein; this translates as MSETLHELQLKMDAAARALDFEEAKRCRYKISLIRGGATASEAEEADLLGVERQQPGAMGLGTSQQRVTPPEGWKPPPKPDPMTSGKTAPRKPRR